A portion of the Fulvia fulva chromosome 1, complete sequence genome contains these proteins:
- a CDS encoding Fusarisetin A cluster transcription factor fsa6, whose translation MASVVKKRTITRARETLTCNPCRSRKLKCDKDIPCSSCTKRGEAEACSYAKRPVRKEHADQSKTARAEERLQHLGDLLEIYASSGAVNNVTSHTEEDESSTCTNGSATYIGATHFSAMLDDIEWLRQYLRHRVRESSIRLTFLFGGTPRLPLQVVLANHLPPKIEVDRRLAAYFRAEAIAAPCIHTPHFKRHLFSILDLFRGVGRARLYDESPDEGHKHNFSLAATHCLAIGRYSRPQPLAVEALAVYIQAKVIVTLDPLHMPWAITVGYYREPDNFKLLTAFEGEMRRKTWSFAMQLDLLISFQLGLPNNVQFGSWDTRPPSNLKDEDFDEDSAVLPPPRPAHEPTKTTFYTAKHMLMTVFDKILKYALAAGSIRSEEELIALDAEGFQARYETLPAVLHYRSISTSLTDPAYIKCRCVLHRKHVTTGRLESIRVRFEAASQIVGAFFWEMYPELKPGGQFYDDRWLLGSITGNDYLLAVMVLCLLMCQSRRAAVPGLTQEELQSKADVSIAARRTRRIFEAMLSPCQGATANGTGTMQSDIDFTQSWNDPWSNMFDTHEWAFLEESLNSNFETQ comes from the exons ATGGCATCTGTGGTCAAGAAGCGAACGATCACTCGAGCTCGCGAAACGCTAACGTGCAACCCTTGTAGAAGCAGGAAGCTCAAGTGTGACAAAGATATACCGTGTAGCTCGTGTACGAAGAGAGGCGAAGCGGAGGCGTGTTCATATGCCAAAAGGCCCGTGAGGAAGGAACACGCCGACCAGAGCAAAACAGCTAGAGCCGAGGAGAGGTTGCAACATCTCGGGGACCTTCTTGAAATATATGCTTCCAGCGGCGCAGTCAACAATGTCACGAGTCACACCGAGGAAGATGAGAGCAGCACCTGCACCAACGGCAGTGCTACCTACATTGGTGCAACACATTTTTCAGCAATGCTGGACGACATTGAATGGCTACGACAG TATCTCCGCCACCGAGTGAGAGAATCGTCGATCAGACTGACATTTTTGTTCGGAGGGACGCCACGGCTACCATTACAAGTGGTCTTAGCCAACCACTTACCACCAAAGATCGAGGTCGACAGACGTCTTGCTGCGTATTTCCGAGCTGAAGCCATCGCCGCGCCTTGCATTCATACACCACATTTCAAGCGACA CCTCTTCTCAATTCTAGACTTATTCCGAGGCGTCGGAAGGGCAAGACTGTATGACGAGTCACCCGACGAAGGGCACAAGCACAACTTCTCATTGGCAGCCACACACTGTCTTGCTATCGGGAGATACAGCCGACCACAGCCACTTGCTGTGGAGGCGTTGGCTGTCTACATCCAAGCAAAAGTCATCGTCACCCTGGATCC CTTGCATATGCCATGGGCTATCACCGTGGGCTATTACCGCGAGCCTGACAACTTCAAACTTTTGACTGCTTTCGAAGGCGAGATGAGGCGGAAAACGTGGTCCTTTGCTATGCAACTTGATCTCTTGATATCCTTCCAGCTCGGCCTACCGAATAACGTCCAGTTCGGTAGCTGGGACACGCGACCGCCATCGAATTTAAAGGACGAAGACTTCGATGAAGACAGCGCTGTTCTACCACCGCCGCGCCCAGCACACGAGCCAACGAAGACGACTTTCTACACCGCAAAGCACATGCTTATGACAGTGTTCGACAAGATACTGAAATATGCTCTAGCTGCGGGTTCGATTCGATCAGAAGAAGAGTTGATCGCACTTGACGCTGAGGGGTTTCAAGCACGATATGAAACGTTACCTGCAGTCCTCCATTATCGTAGCATATCCACCTCGTTGACGGACCCAGCATACATC AAATGCCGCTGCGTCCTGCATCGGAAACATGTCACCACCGGCAGGCTGGAGAGTATACGGGTACGCTTCGAGGCAGCCTCGCAAATCGTTGGTGCATTTTTTTGGGAAATGTACCCAGAGCTCAAGCCTGGCGGTCAATTCTACGACGATCGCTGGTTATTGGGGAGCATCACAGGGAATGACTATCTGTTGGCGGTGATGGTGCTATGTCTCCTCATGTGTCAGAGCCGGAGAGCGGCGGTACCTGGGCTGACTCAAGAGGAGCTGCAGTCG AAGGCAGACGTGAGCATAGCTGCAAGGCGCACGAGGAGGATCTTTGAAGCGATGCTGTCCCCGTGCCAAGGAGCGACGGCGAACGGTACGGGGACGATGCAGTCAGATAT TGACTTCACACAAAGCTGGAACGACCCCTGGTCCAACATGTTCGACACACACGAGTGGGCTTTCCTGGAAGAAAGCCTGAACAGTAATTTCGAAACACAATAG
- a CDS encoding Major allergen Asp f 2: MRSVSAVLLTALTAVSAAPIEERQAPFEVTMQAAWNAGATPEWRIHSSCNASQRYQLEQGLNEAVMLAEHGRQHINRWGNNSEIYQKYFGNRPTFEAIGALDIIVNGDRAGALFRCDDPDQNCANMPTWGGHWRGSNATGETVICPTSFFERRPLATLCAWGYNVREYSRSLFWGSDLLHRLYHIPAFGQGYIDHYSEGYEAIVESASMNSPNATHDSDGLQYFALEAYAYDVILPGQGCPGPTGELPSTSSAAAAPASTSSATLTATATAAGVSATSAMATATASAAAQDSGSDSGSVPENCHTHANGDVHCT, translated from the exons ATGCGTTCAGTCTCCGCCGTTCTTCTTACTGCCCTCACGGCTGTGTCTGCCGCTCCCATCGAGGAGAGGCAAGCACCGTTCGAGGTCACCATGCAAGCAGCATGGAACGCAGGGGCTACTCCTGAGTGGAGGATACACTCCAGCTGTAACGCTTCGCAGCGCTATCAGCTTGAGCAGGGCCTGAACGAGGCTGTCATGCTCGCTGAGCACGGCAGACAACACATCAATCGATGGGGCAACAACAGCGAAATTTATCAGAAGTACTTTGGTAACCGGCCAACCTTTGAGGCTATTGGGGCTCTCGACATCATTGTCAATGGAGACAGGGCTGGCGCTCTATTCAGATGCGACGACCCAGATCAGAACTGTGCGAACATGCCGA CATGGGGTGGCCACTGGCGAGGCAGCAACGCGACTGGCGAGACCGTCATCTGTCCGACATCATTCTTCGAGCGTCGACCACTCGCAACTCTCTGTGCGTGGGGTTACAACGTCCGCGAATATTCCCGCTCGCTATTCTGGGGCTCCGACCTGCTGCACCGACTCTACCACATCCCGGCATTCGGCCAGGGCTACATTGATCACTACTCTGAGGGCTACGAGGCCATCGTGGAGAGTGCATCTATGAACAGCCCCAACGCAACTCACGACTCCGATGGTCTGCAGTACTTTGCTCTCGAGGCATATGCATACGATGTCATCCTCCCAGGTCAAGGTTGCCCAGGTCCAACAGGCGAGCTTCCATCGACTAGTTCCGCCGCCGCGGCACCGGCATCGACCAGCAGCGCTACCTTGACCGCTACTGCTACCGCTGCTGGTGTATCTGCTACTAGCGCCATGGCCACTGCGACAGCCAGCGCAGCAGCTCAGGACTCTGGCAGCGACAGTGGATCAGTTCCAGAGAATTGCCATACTCACGCCAATGGAGACGTGCACTGCACATAA
- a CDS encoding Zinc-regulated transporter 1: MLYNAVLIAALSAGRALAQTTYTGCHNDTTSGVAVEYCFGPDGIESARATYSPELTSGSTPVTNEATATATATATYQTDSITGCHSHETALFCINGAGSEVEVEATPTGEAPAQYTGCHSHGAEMFCVDPDGNDVAVLATAEDSGHTEATGTSGEASSSSAVTDCHSHDSAVFCINSEGAEVEIVGASATGEIPAQYTACHSHGDETYCLDPAGEEVAVLAEGASAEENQHCHFHAGVEHCVGAGGEETEVDCGLRERDYNIGLRVGTLFVILVTSAIGVFLPILLQKLPLGKFSAIGLMVVKQFGTGVIISTAFIHLYTHAGLMFQNQCLGELGYEATTSAVVMAGLFLSFLVEYIGMRLVAWHSAKKPAEAPAYSEQAASGDKAANHDVFSQESRSNAFMAVDHHHGGGNNKLSVLVMEAGILFHSILIGLTLVVAGDSFYRTLLVVIVFHQFFEGMALGARIALLPGKVFPAKFAMAFAFTLITPIGMAIGIGVLNSFNGNNPSTVLTFGVLDALSAGILVWVSVVDMWARDWVIEGGELMTSGLFKTFGAGLSLICGMILMGVLGKWA, encoded by the exons ATGTTGTACAACGCCGTCCTTATCGCTGCACTGTCAGCAGGCAGAGCGCTTGCACAAACGACTTACACCGGTTGCCACAATGACACAACGAGTGGTGTTGCTGTGGAATACTGCTTCGGACCGGATGGCATTGAAAGCGCACGTGCCACTTACTCTCCAGAGCTGACCAGCGGCTCGACACCAGTGACAAACGAGGCCACAGCGACGGCAACGGCGACAGCTACCTACCAGACTGACTCCATCACTGGATGTCACAGCCATGAGACAGCATTGTTCTGTATCAATGGCGCAGGATCCGAGGTAGAAGTCGAAGCGACGCCAACAGGCGAGGCACCGGCTCAATACACCGGCTGCCATTCCCATGGCGCTGAGAT GTTCTGCGTAGATCCAGATGGCAACGATGTTGCCGTTCTCGCGACTGCCGAGGACTCAGGACACACGGAAGCGACTGGTACGAGCGGAGAAGCTTCATCATCTTCTGCTGTAACGGATTGCCATTCGCACGACTCGGCGGTGTTCTGCATCAACAGCGAGGGTGCCGAAGTCGAGATCGTGGGCGCTTCTGCGACCGGCGAGATCCCAGCTCAATACACTGCCTGTCACTCACACGGCGATGAGACATACTGCCTGGATCCAGCTGGAGAAGAAGTTGCTGTGCTCGCCGAGGGTGCATCTGCCGAGGAGAACCAACACTGTCATTTCCACGCTGGAGTAGAGCACTGCGTCGGCGCTGGCGGAGAAGAGACTGAAGTCGACTGTGGCCTTCGCGAGCGAGATTACAACATCGGCCTTCGTGTCGGCACTCTTTTCGTCATCCTGGTCACTAGCGCGATTGGTGTCTTCCTTCCAATCTTGCTGCAAAAGCTTCCACTGGGCAAGTTTAGCGCCATCGGACTCATGGTCGTCAAACAGTTCGGTACTGGTGTCATCATATCGACAGCCTTCATCCATCTCTACACCCACGCCGGACTGATGTTCCAGAATCAGTGTCTTGGTGAGCTGGGTTATGAAGCTACCACATCAGCTGTCGTCATGGCTGGCCTCTTCCTCTCCTTCTTGGTAGAGTATATCGGAATGCGACTTGTGGCGTGGCATTCTGCCAAGAAGCCAGCAGAAGCTCCAGCGTATTCTGAGCAGGCAGCAAGCGGCGACAAAGCTGCCAACCACGACGTCTTCTCTCAAGAGTCGCGCAGCAATGCATTCATGGCGGTCGATCATCATCACGGTGGCGGGAACAACAAGTTGTCGGTCCTAGTCATGGAAGCTGGCATCCTCTTCCACTCCATCCTCATTGGCTTGACGCTGGTCGTAGCGGGCGACTCTTTCTATCGAACTTTGCTGGTGGTCATCGTCTTCCACCAATTCTTCGAAGGCATGGCACTGGGAGCACGAATTGCACTACTACCAGGCAAGGTCTTTCCAGCAAAGTTCGCCATGGCCTTTGCGTTCACTCTCATCACGCCGATCGGTATGGCCATTGGTATTGGTGTTCTCAACTCCTTCAACGGCAACAACCCAAGCACTGTCCTCACTTTCGGTGTGCTCGATGCACTGTCGGCAGGCATTCTGGTTTGGGTCAGTGTTGTCGACATGTGGGCTCGAGACTGGGTGATTGAAGGTGGAGAGTTGATGACGAGCGGTCTGTTCAAGACGTTTGGTGCTGGCTTGTCGCTCATCTGTGGTATGATCTTGATGGGCGTATTAGGAAAATGGGCGTGA
- a CDS encoding Opsin-1, translated as MIVDPVQAFKTHPTVPLSSPTSIAPVPTVVPSLPEYQDATETGERTLWVVFVVMLVATIVFTGMSWNIPMGKRLYHVITGLITTTAALSYFAMATGHGVSYHHVTVRESHKHVPDTEHDIYRQVYWARYVDWSLTTPLLLLDLALLAGMNGGSIVLAIVADIIMILTGLFAAFGTEGTPQKWGWYAIACIAYLVVIWMLVIHGRSAATSKGGKVGNFFAAIGGFTLIIWTVYPIIWGIADGSRNMNVDEEIIAYAVLDILAKPIFGAWLLFTHASMPETNVDLGGFWSHGLGSEGQIRVGDDDEGA; from the exons ATGATCGTCGACCCAGTTCAGGCGTTTAAGACGCACCCAACTGTGCCGCTGTCGTCGCCAACGAGCATCGCTCCAG TACCAACCGTCGTCCCAAGCCTCCCAGAGTACCAGGATGCCACCGAGACTGGCGAGAGGACCCTTTG GGTCGTCTTCGTCGTTATGCTTGTTGCCACCATCGTCTTCACTGGCATGTCATGGAACATCCCAATG GGCAAGCGTCTCTATCACGTTATCACCGGCCTGATCACCACCACTGCTGCTCTCTCTTACTTCGCCATGGCCACCGGCCACGGTGTCAGCTACCACCACGTCACCGTCCGCGAGTCGCACAAGCACGTTCCAGACACCGAGCACGACATCTACCGCCAGGTCTACTGGGCTCGATACGTCGACTGGTCGCTCACCACTCCACTTCTGCTCCTCGACCTTGCACTCCTCGCTGGCATGAACGGTGGCAGCATCGTGCTCGCCATCGTCGCCGACATCATCATGATCTTGACCGGTCTCTTCGCTGCTTTCGGCACTGAGGGCACTCCACAGAAGTGGGGCTGGTACGCCATTGCTTGCATCGCCTACCTCGTTGTCATCTGGATGCTCGTCATCCACGGTCGCTCTGCTGCTACTTCCAAGGGTGGCAAGGTCGGCAACTTCTTCGCTGCCATCGGTGGCTTCACTCTCATCATCTGGACCGTCTACCCAAT TATCTGGGGCATTGCTGACGGCAGCCGCAACATGAACGTTGACGAAGAGATCATCGCCTACGCCGTTCTCGACATCCTCGCCAAGCCAATCTTCGGTGCATGGCTCCTGTTCACCCACGCCAGCATGCCAGAGACCAACGTTGACCTTGGTGGCTTCTGGTCCCACGGTCTCGGCTCTGAGGGTCAGATCCGTGTTGGTGACGATGACGAGGGTGCTTAA
- a CDS encoding Myocardin-related transcription factor A: protein MASAPVPNLENESPSTLERRNSLEKHLQARPTEQDLKDRHILLDTTAAPALQAKAAELERQRITDNLKKGLENRPEREELVERNVLPDSNAAPAIQGQQKELEKHMKADALDKKLQHRPEKEELIKEGILKDQDAVPEQ, encoded by the exons ATGGCCTCTGCACCGGTTCCCAACCTTGAGAACGAGTCTCCGAGCACGCTCGAGCGTCGCAACAGTCTTGAGAAGCACTTGCAAGCGAGACCGACGGAGCAGGATTTGAAGGATC GTCATATCCTCCTGGACACTACTGCGGCTCCAGCGCTCCAGGCCAAAGCAGCTGAGCTGGAGAGACAGAGGATTACGGATAACCTGAAGAAG GGACTCGAGAATAGACCTGAGAGGGAAGAGTTAGTGGAGAGAAACGTTCTGCCGGATTCAAATGCTGCTCCCGCCATTCAGGGACAGCAGAAGGAGTTGGAGAAGCATATGAAGGCGGATGCTCTGGATAAGAAGTTGCAGCACCGGCCGGAGAAGGAGGAGTTGATCAAGGAGGGAATATTGAAAG ACCAAGATGCCGTGCCGGAGCAGTGA
- a CDS encoding Tyrosine-protein phosphatase pmp1, with protein sequence MSQAEELTKPSPHSATSASPRSLFPVSEYDGVLRRLHHHNLSDSTNTTGSNDSSPTTTISTVDDSSATEPSPGSSPESPPPSTFSVGMLRPRTADDHRGAFFELQKHPPPRKGRNLKNLAVNTSRQPGRALSTTSLPLNVPSDANATILSPSFVKPPTPPRRKPSNLGLTILTPAPAKQLPQEVSLTIPPTPGYGRPNTLRQYQSSPSLPLVPGLGLPHNNHILQQRTLDTIFSPLEQKESIPVEDEEEQNFEIPLSREEKPEAYPHGPICVYEPAIDLYLEPTAEQCRQYDVVMNVASEVLNPMVEHVDCAPAQPDLRIDGGGGIQFAPKRTNLVVKSQIAAPSTGDTSPSTPKATPLEEHFLRQDLPSIAEKEPEYIHIKWEHNSDIVPDLLGLVKLIDEKVGQGKRILIHCQCGVSRSASLVVAYGLYKDPSLSVQEAYDAVKKRSKWIGPNMNLIMQLQEFRSSLARGGLLSGNRGLSPIEPSSALSEWKGPFSSMASPASTRDMPLSAARAPTSDSKAADGLSALSPGPSSAPSGVPWPSTDRRQGRPSVSVKPATAYVDPSGHVVPVLNIVDAESKPAERLSLPKPLPFRNKPPTQEPAVSSPRSAEFAMTPIKPAEDADPADSFGILSPTSTEFASNPFDRSALLASLGMGSMGPDEQAPRRSLSLQKQKAQPVSKQPDSHLDPASTDGGRPLRGKISSPSLREQQQLQSLQAKIEASLPTRTLPNPQSSAEEDEPLMSPRATEFTQNPFALALNIPSITTTSPQPASNDATRKIDEDPRSPVAQKGASPITRNIYTFL encoded by the coding sequence ATGTCGCAGGCAGAGGAGCTGACAAAACCTTCACCTCATTCTGCGACATCAGCGTCGCCCAGAAGCCTCTTTCCAGTGTCCGAGTATGACGGCGTGCTAAGGAGATTGCATCACCATAATTTGAGCGACTCGACAAATACAACCGGCTCCAACGACTCTTCGCCAACGACAACGATATCAACGGTAGACGACTCTAGTGCGACGGAGCCTTCACCTGGCTCGTCGCCAGAGTCACCGCCTCCAAGCACATTCTCGGTCGGCATGTTACGGCCGAGGACAGCCGATGACCATAGAGGTGCATTTTTCGAGCTCCAGAAGCATCCTCCACCCAGGAAAGGTCGCAATCTCAAGAACCTGGCCGTGAACACCTCAAGACAACCAGGCCGAGCATTGTCCACGACGAGCCTACCGCTCAACGTCCCATCAGACGCGAATGCGACAATACTATCACCATCCTTCGTCAAGCCACCCACACCTCCTCGAAGGAAGCCCAGCAATCTCGGGCTGACGATACTGACACCAGCTCCTGCAAAGCAATTACCGCAGGAAGTCAGCCTCACTATCCCTCCCACACCGGGATATGGTCGCCCTAACACGCTGCGGCAATATCAATCATCCCCCTCATTACCCTTAGTGCCTGGGTTGGGTCTGCCTCACAACAACCACATATTGCAACAGAGGACATTGGACACCATCTTTTCACCTCTTGAGCAGAAGGAGTCCATTCCAGTTGAGGacgaagaggaacagaatttcGAAATCCCTTTATCGCGAGAAGAAAAGCCTGAAGCCTACCCGCATGGACCTATATGCGTCTACGAGCCAGCGATAGATCTTTACCTTGAGCCCACGGCAGAGCAATGCCGACAGTATGATGTGGTCATGAATGTGGCCAGTGAGGTGCTGAATCCCATGGTCGAGCATGTTGATTGTGCACCAGCTCAACCAGACCTACGGATAGACGGCGGTGGAGGCATCCAATTCGCGCCCAAACGAACCAATTTGGTCGTCAAGTCTCAGATAGCAGCCCCGTCCACCGGCGATACCTCTCCGTCAACGCCCAAGGCGACTCCGCTGGAAGAACATTTCCTGCGACAGGACCTTCCTAGCATAGCGGAGAAGGAACCGGAATATATCCACATCAAGTGGGAACACAACAGTGACATCGTCCCTGATCTTCTTGGCCTGGTAAAACTGATTGATGAGAAGGTCGGCCAGGGCAAACGTATTTTGATCCATTGTCAATGCGGCGTCAGTCGCTCAGCGAGTCTCGTCGTGGCATATGGGCTCTACAAAGATCCATCACTAAGCGTCCAGGAAGCATATGACGCCGTCAAGAAGCGAAGCAAGTGGATCGGGCCCAACATGAACCTCATCATGCAGCTACAAGAGTTCAGGTCAAGTCTTGCACGTGGCGGCCTTCTGTCAGGCAACAGGGGTCTGAGCCCAATAGAGCCAAGCTCGGCTTTGAGTGAGTGGAAGGGACCATTCTCAAGCATGGCTTCGCCAGCGTCGACCCGGGATATGCCGTTGTCAGCAGCAAGAGCGCCAACCAGCGACAGCAAGGCCGCTGATGGCCTGTCGGCTCTATCACCCGGTCCGTCCTCCGCGCCATCGGGTGTACCTTGGCCATCGACCGACAGGCGACAAGGCCGACCTTCTGTTTCGGTCAAGCCTGCTACGGCATATGTTGATCCTTCAGGCCATGTCGTGCCAGTATTGAATATTGTGGACGCTGAGTCGAAACCTGCCGAGCGATTGTCGTTACCAAAACCACTGCCGTTCCGCAACAAGCCACCGACCCAGGAGCCTGCGGTGTCTTCACCACGTTCCGCCGAGTTTGCCATGACACCCATCAAACCAGCAGAGGATGCTGATCCCGCTGATAGCTTTGGCATCCTCTCGCCGACATCAACTGAGTTCGCTTCCAATCCATTCGATAGATCAGCATTGCTGGCGTCGCTCGGCATGGGATCAATGGGCCCTGACGAACAAGCCCCTCGAAGATCCCTGTCGCTCCAAAAGCAAAAGGCACAGCCAGTAAGCAAGCAGCCCGATAGCCACCTCGACCCTGCAAGCACCGATGGAGGACGTCCACTCCGAGGGAAAATCTCTTCACCAAGTCTGCGAGAACAGCAGCAGCTTCAGAGCTTGCAGGCCAAGATCGAAGCATCGCTCCCAACGCGAACACTACCAAACCCGCAGTCGAGCGCAGAGGAGGACGAACCATTAATGTCGCCCAGAGCCACAGAGTTCACACAGAACCCGTTCGCACTGGCGTTGAACATCCCCTCCATCACCACAACCTCCCCGCAACCCGCGAGCAACGATGCCACGAGAAAGATCGACGAGGACCCTCGGAGTCCTGTTGCGCAAAAGGGCGCAAGTCCGATCACACGCAACATTTACACGTTTTTATGA
- a CDS encoding putative U3 small nucleolar RNA-associated protein 7, whose protein sequence is MAEVETTDLVGANGKVKVQRQQKRAGPTARLSAEHAALKKRQQEANARYGRGKAVQTKGIKDKKLRETLKKLEGQYKDAALKAKDAEILLEHQSGFLEPEGELERTYKVRQDEIRSSVAVETAKQNFELKDLGLGPYTHDYTRNGRDLLLAGRKGHVATFDWRSGKLGCELQLGETVRDAKWLHNNQYFAVAQKKNVYIYDHHGVEIHKLDQHVEVTHMEFLPYHFLLATIGNAGWLKWQDTSTGKLVMQMGTKQGTPTAFGQNPYNAILHVGHQNGTVSLWSPNVTTPLVKMLCHRGPVRSLAVDREGRYMVSTGQDMKMAVWDVRNFKPVHEYFLRQPGSSLAISDTNLTAVGWGTQTSIWKDLFSKHRSDIEQVKVQSPYMSWGAQGETVERVRWCPYTDTLGIGHNKGFSSIIVPGAGEANYDAMEQNPYENSKQRQEAEVKSLLNKLQPETISLDPNFVGNLDTASHEQRKLEKDLDRKTGAEAEKERIEDLKNRGRGKNSSLRKYLRKKGNKNVIDEHKMRVMEMREKQRQRVKEIKEGRQAEELGPALSRFARKGG, encoded by the coding sequence ATGGCGGAAGTGGAGACGACTGATCTGGTCGGTGCGAATGGCAAGGTCAAAGTACAGCGCCAGCAGAAAAGAGCCGGGCCCACAGCGCGACTGAGTGCAGAGCATGCGGCGTTGAAGAAGAGACAGCAGGAAGCGAATGCGCGGTATGGCAGAGGCAAGGCGGTGCAGACGAAGGGCATCAAGGACAAGAAGCTGCGAGAGACGCTGAAGAAGCTGGAAGGACAGTACAAGGATGCAGCGCTCAAGGCCAAAGATGCCGAGATCCTGCTGGAGCACCAGTCTGGCTTCCTCGAGCCTGAAGGCGAACTCGAACGCACATACAAAGTCCGGCAGGATGAGATCAGATCCAGTGTCGCAGTGGAAACAGCCAAACAGAACTTCGAGCTGAAGGATCTGGGCTTGGGGCCATACACCCACGACTACACGAGAAACGGACGAGATCTGCTGCTGGCCGGTCGCAAAGGTCATGTCGCGACATTCGATTGGAGAAGTGGAAAGTTGGGATGCGAGCTACAGCTCGGAGAGACTGTGCGCGATGCGAAGTGGCTGCACAACAATCAATACTTTGCCGTGGCGCAGAAGAAGAATGTCTACATCTATGATCATCACGGCGTGGAGATACATAAACTGGACCAACACGTCGAAGTCACGCACATGGAGTTCCTGCCGTATCACTTTCTCCTCGCCACAATTGGCAATGCAGGCTGGCTGAAGTGGCAAGACACCAGCACCGGCAAGCTCGTGATGCAAATGGGAACCAAGCAAGGCACGCCCACAGCTTTCGGCCAGAACCCCTACAACGCCATACTGCACGTCGGCCACCAGAACGGCACAGTCTCATTATGGTCACCGAATGTCACAACACCGCTTGTGAAGATGCTCTGCCATCGTGGACCAGTCCGCTCACTCGCTGTGGACAGGGAGGGCAGGTACATGGTCAGCACGGGTCAAGACATGAAGATGGCTGTGTGGGACGTAAGGAACTTCAAGCCAGTTCACGAATACTTCCTACGACAGCCTGGATCGAGTCTTGCTATCAGTGACACAAACCTCACCGCAGTCGGCTGGGGCACTCAGACCTCTATTTGGAAGGACCTCTTCTCAAAGCACCGTTCCGACATCGAACAAGTCAAGGTGCAGTCTCCATATATGTCGTGGGGAGCACAAGGCGAAACAGTAGAGCGCGTACGCTGGTGTCCCTACACCGACACCCTCGGCATCGGCCACAACAAAGGCTTCTCGTCCATCATCGTACCCGGAGCCGGCGAGGCCAACTACGATGCAATGGAACAAAACCCATACGAGAACTCAAAGCAACGACAAGAAGCCGAAGTGAAGTCTCTATTAAACAAGCTGCAACCCGAGACAATAAGCCTAGACCCCAACTTCGTCGGCAACCTCGACACCGCCTCACACGAACAACGCAAGCTGGAAAAAGATCTCGACCGCAAGACCGGCGCCGAAGCCGAGAAGGAGCGCATCGAAGATCTGAAGAACCGCGGCCGTGGCAAAAACAGCAGTCTGAGGAAGTATCTCCGCAAGAAGGGCAACAAGAACGTGATTGACGAGCACAAGATGCGTGTGATGGAAATGCGAGAGAAGCAACGACAACGCGTGAAGGAGATCAAGGAGGGCAGGCAGGCAGAGGAGCTAGGCCCAGCGCTCAGCAGATTCGCAAGGAAGGGTGGATGA